A single window of Granulicella sibirica DNA harbors:
- a CDS encoding trans-sulfuration enzyme family protein: protein MSDRPDFQPSTLVIHSNRSYEKQSNSILFPIHQTATYIHESVGVTKGYGYSRGANPTVNALEQAIAAIEGTEYALCFRSGMSAITTLCLALLKAGDHVILSDVIYGGTARLFHQVLENFAVEYTYADTSSVEATEQAIRPNTRLIFIETPANPTLKLSDVRAIADLAHSHENILLAVDNTFLTPLLQNCLSLGADISMLSTTKYIDGHNATIGGSLATNNAEHTERLRFVRKIIGSIASPFDAWLTLQGVKTLPARLAMHCSHAGQIAKWLEDHPRVARVYYPGLDSFPQKALAEKQQKAFGGMLSFELKASTEDSLHFIEALKLCTCAESLGSVETLITNPATASHCDIPLETRQRLGISDHLIRLSVGLEAPQDLIADFEQAFARIFPTT from the coding sequence TTGTCCGATCGTCCCGATTTCCAGCCGTCCACCCTCGTCATCCATTCCAATCGCAGCTACGAGAAGCAGTCGAACTCCATCCTCTTCCCCATCCACCAGACCGCCACCTATATCCATGAGAGCGTCGGCGTCACCAAGGGCTACGGCTACTCGCGCGGTGCGAACCCCACCGTCAACGCCCTCGAACAGGCCATCGCCGCCATCGAAGGCACCGAGTACGCCCTCTGCTTCCGTTCCGGCATGTCCGCCATCACCACCCTCTGCCTTGCCCTCCTCAAAGCCGGCGACCACGTCATCCTCTCCGACGTCATCTATGGCGGAACCGCCCGCCTCTTCCATCAGGTCCTCGAAAACTTCGCCGTCGAGTACACCTACGCCGACACCTCCAGCGTCGAGGCCACCGAGCAGGCCATCCGCCCCAACACCCGCCTCATCTTCATCGAAACCCCCGCCAACCCCACCCTCAAGCTCTCCGATGTCCGCGCCATCGCCGACCTCGCCCACTCCCACGAGAACATCCTCCTCGCCGTCGACAACACCTTCCTCACCCCGCTCCTGCAGAACTGCCTCTCGCTCGGCGCGGACATCTCCATGCTCTCCACCACCAAGTACATCGACGGCCACAACGCCACCATCGGCGGCTCCCTCGCGACCAACAACGCGGAGCACACCGAGCGCCTCCGCTTCGTCCGCAAGATCATAGGCAGCATCGCGTCCCCTTTCGACGCCTGGCTCACTCTCCAGGGCGTCAAGACCCTCCCGGCCCGTCTCGCCATGCACTGCAGCCACGCCGGCCAGATCGCCAAGTGGCTCGAAGACCATCCCCGCGTCGCCCGCGTCTACTATCCCGGCCTTGACTCCTTCCCCCAGAAGGCCCTCGCCGAAAAGCAGCAGAAGGCCTTCGGCGGCATGCTCTCCTTCGAGCTCAAAGCCTCTACCGAGGACTCCCTTCACTTCATCGAAGCCCTCAAGCTCTGCACCTGCGCCGAGAGCCTCGGAAGCGTCGAAACCCTCATCACCAATCCGGCGACCGCCTCCCACTGCGACATCCCTCTCGAAACCCGCCAGCGCCTCGGCATCTCCGACCATCTCATCCGCCTCTCCGTAGGCCTCGAAGCCCCGCAGGACCTCATCGCCGACTTCGAGCAAGCCTTCGCAAGAATCTTCCCCA